Proteins co-encoded in one Spirosoma endbachense genomic window:
- a CDS encoding Lrp/AsnC ligand binding domain-containing protein → MTEKNLEIDNTDLKILNLLMKDANMAYTEIGKQIFVSGGTVHVRMNKLKQMGIVRGSQLVIDHTKLGWDISAFLGIYLDKSSLYGEVSEQLEKIPEVVNVHYTTGIYSIFAKIVCRDTQHLREVLHDKIQKVAGIQRTETFISLEESVNRPIPFAEVQE, encoded by the coding sequence ATGACCGAGAAAAATTTAGAAATTGATAATACAGACCTTAAAATTTTAAACTTACTGATGAAGGATGCCAATATGGCTTATACCGAAATTGGTAAGCAAATCTTCGTATCCGGAGGCACCGTGCATGTCCGTATGAATAAACTCAAACAAATGGGTATTGTCCGAGGCTCACAACTGGTTATCGATCATACCAAGCTTGGCTGGGATATCAGTGCTTTTCTGGGTATTTATCTCGATAAGAGTTCGCTTTACGGCGAAGTCTCCGAGCAGTTGGAAAAGATTCCGGAGGTTGTCAACGTTCATTATACAACTGGGATTTACAGCATTTTTGCTAAAATCGTTTGCCGTGATACTCAGCATCTTCGCGAAGTATTGCACGATAAAATTCAGAAAGTTGCCGGTATTCAGCGCACAGAAACGTTTATCTCCCTGGAAGAAAGTGTTAATCGGCCCATTCCATTCGCCGAAGTTCAGGAATAA
- the lepA gene encoding translation elongation factor 4, protein MKHIRNFCIIAHIDHGKSTLADRLLEFTKTVGSRDMQAQLLDDMDLERERGITIKSHAIQMDYMYNGELYTLNLIDTPGHVDFSYEVSRSIAACEGALLLVDASQGTEAQTISNLYLALNNDLVIIPVLNKIDLPGAMPEEIKDEMVDLLGCDRDDIIPASGKEGIGVPEILAAIVERIPPPKGDPDGSLQALIFDSHFNSYRGIEVIFRVKNGRIRKGDKVKFMNTGKEYFADEIGTLRLTQEPKDVIECGDVGYLISGIKVAKEVKVGDTVTTIDNPASSAIQGFSEVKPMVFAGIYPVETSEFEDLRDAMEKLQLNDAALVWEPETSAALGFGFRCGFLGMLHMEIVQERLEREFDMTVITTVPSVRFEVLTTKGEELQVSAPAEMPEPNLIDFIEEPFIRAQIITKAEYVGGIMSLCMDKRSILRNQVYLTADRVELQFEMPLAEVVFDFFDKLKTISRGYASLDYEFMDNRESDMVKLDVMLNGDKVDALSAIVHRSKSYEWGKKLCEKLRELIPRQQFEIAIQAAIGQKIIARETLSALRKDVLAKCYGGDISRKRKLLDKQKKGKKRMRQVGNVEIPQEAFMAVLKIN, encoded by the coding sequence GTGAAACATATTCGTAATTTTTGCATTATTGCCCACATTGATCACGGCAAAAGTACACTAGCCGACCGCCTGCTGGAATTTACCAAGACTGTAGGGTCCCGCGATATGCAGGCTCAGTTGCTCGACGACATGGACCTGGAACGTGAGCGGGGTATTACTATCAAGAGCCATGCTATTCAAATGGACTATATGTACAACGGTGAGTTGTACACATTAAACCTGATTGATACGCCGGGACACGTCGATTTTAGCTATGAAGTGTCGCGGTCGATTGCCGCCTGCGAAGGTGCGCTGCTTCTCGTCGATGCCTCGCAGGGTACAGAAGCTCAAACCATCTCCAACCTCTATCTGGCGCTCAACAACGATCTGGTCATTATTCCCGTCCTGAATAAGATTGACCTGCCCGGTGCTATGCCCGAAGAAATTAAGGATGAGATGGTCGACCTGCTGGGCTGTGACCGCGACGACATTATTCCGGCATCGGGTAAGGAAGGCATTGGCGTTCCCGAAATCCTGGCAGCCATTGTCGAGCGGATTCCCCCACCGAAAGGTGATCCTGACGGTTCGCTGCAAGCCCTGATTTTCGACTCACACTTCAACTCCTACCGGGGTATTGAGGTTATTTTCCGGGTCAAGAACGGCCGCATTCGCAAGGGCGACAAGGTAAAGTTCATGAACACAGGCAAAGAGTACTTTGCCGACGAAATCGGAACGCTACGCCTGACGCAGGAACCTAAAGACGTCATTGAATGTGGCGACGTAGGCTACCTGATCTCGGGAATTAAAGTAGCGAAAGAAGTGAAGGTGGGTGATACCGTTACCACCATCGACAATCCCGCCAGCAGTGCCATTCAGGGCTTCTCGGAGGTTAAACCAATGGTGTTTGCCGGTATATATCCGGTAGAAACCAGCGAATTTGAAGACCTGCGCGATGCCATGGAAAAGCTGCAACTGAACGATGCAGCGCTGGTTTGGGAGCCCGAAACATCGGCAGCTCTGGGCTTCGGTTTCCGGTGCGGTTTTCTGGGAATGCTCCATATGGAGATTGTACAGGAACGGCTGGAACGCGAGTTCGATATGACCGTTATTACCACAGTTCCGTCGGTACGGTTTGAGGTATTAACCACCAAAGGTGAGGAACTTCAGGTGTCGGCACCAGCCGAAATGCCCGAACCGAACCTGATCGACTTCATTGAAGAGCCCTTTATCCGGGCGCAGATCATTACCAAGGCCGAGTACGTTGGCGGAATCATGAGCTTGTGTATGGACAAGCGAAGCATTCTCAGAAACCAGGTTTACTTGACCGCTGATCGGGTCGAACTTCAGTTTGAAATGCCACTGGCGGAGGTTGTATTCGACTTTTTCGATAAACTCAAGACGATCTCCCGCGGCTATGCTTCCCTCGATTATGAGTTTATGGACAACCGTGAATCAGACATGGTGAAGCTGGATGTGATGCTTAACGGTGATAAAGTCGATGCGTTATCGGCCATCGTTCACCGGTCGAAGTCGTACGAATGGGGTAAGAAATTGTGCGAAAAGCTTCGGGAGTTAATTCCCCGCCAGCAATTCGAAATTGCCATTCAGGCTGCTATTGGCCAGAAAATCATTGCCCGCGAAACGCTGAGCGCCCTCCGCAAAGATGTATTGGCGAAGTGTTATGGCGGTGATATTTCCCGGAAACGAAAACTGCTCGATAAGCAGAAGAAAGGGAAGAAGCGAATGCGCCAGGTCGGCAACGTCGAGATCCCCCAGGAAGCGTTTATGGCCGTATTGAAGATCAATTAA
- a CDS encoding DUF6932 family protein, with the protein MNPLNFDAQGHLFPYDLIETEWNPFADTFGWNDHRHTLIELFYTFLNKLNDLSINKFTLWIDGSFVTQKEHPNDIDVVVVLPSTVYWQFEKHLRTLRDQFDGLDVYFVRLVGEEEPDYFLYVSDRAEWLFQFTMTKPDRVSRRKFPKGFLQLIWNNESALQRT; encoded by the coding sequence TTGAATCCACTTAATTTTGATGCTCAGGGGCATCTGTTTCCCTATGATCTGATTGAAACAGAATGGAACCCATTCGCTGATACATTCGGCTGGAACGATCACCGTCATACATTAATTGAGTTGTTCTATACATTTTTAAATAAGCTTAATGATCTATCTATCAATAAGTTTACTTTATGGATTGACGGAAGTTTCGTTACGCAGAAAGAACATCCGAATGATATCGATGTCGTAGTTGTTCTACCATCAACAGTATATTGGCAATTTGAAAAGCATTTAAGGACATTAAGGGATCAGTTTGACGGATTAGACGTATATTTTGTGCGACTGGTAGGTGAAGAAGAACCCGATTACTTCCTCTATGTTTCAGACCGTGCAGAGTGGCTATTCCAATTTACTATGACCAAGCCGGATCGGGTTTCACGACGGAAATTTCCAAAGGGCTTTTTACAACTAATTTGGAACAATGAATCGGCGCTCCAACGTACATAG
- a CDS encoding 5-(carboxyamino)imidazole ribonucleotide synthase, giving the protein MTPTIGILGGGQLGLMLLQAAIDWNLRVHILDPDAEAPCRNLCTQFTQGSLTDYDTVYQFGQSVDVLTIEIERVNVDALEALEREGKKVFPQPSVIRIIQDKRLQKQFYQKHNLPTADFILTENRADVALLEIHQPDFFPAFHKLGRDGYDGRGVQRIASVTDVGKAFDAPGVLEKAVEFEKELAVIVSRNERGEVQTFPTVEMVFHPELNLVEYLFAPAEVSESINQQAQDIARRTAEAFGIVGLLAVELFLDKTGNVLINEVAPRPHNSGHHTIRANVTSQFEQHWRAILNYPLGDTTSYQPAAMVNLLGEDGFTGPAIYEGLEDLLTMSGVFPFFYGKAITKPFRKMGHVTVMDDSLAVLREKVAEVKAGIRVVSQ; this is encoded by the coding sequence TTGACACCTACTATTGGTATTCTTGGCGGGGGGCAGCTTGGCCTGATGCTACTGCAAGCCGCCATAGACTGGAACCTTCGTGTTCATATTCTCGACCCCGACGCCGAAGCGCCCTGCCGTAATCTATGCACGCAATTTACCCAGGGTTCGCTGACCGACTATGACACGGTTTACCAATTTGGGCAGTCGGTCGACGTGTTGACAATCGAAATCGAGCGCGTTAATGTGGATGCACTCGAAGCGCTTGAACGGGAAGGGAAGAAAGTGTTTCCGCAACCCTCTGTTATCCGGATTATTCAGGATAAACGACTCCAGAAACAGTTTTACCAGAAGCATAACTTACCCACGGCTGATTTCATTCTAACCGAAAATCGCGCTGACGTGGCCTTGCTGGAAATTCATCAGCCCGATTTTTTTCCGGCTTTTCACAAGCTTGGCCGGGATGGGTATGATGGTCGGGGAGTTCAGCGGATCGCATCGGTTACGGATGTTGGTAAAGCGTTCGATGCACCGGGCGTGCTCGAAAAAGCCGTCGAGTTTGAGAAAGAACTAGCTGTGATCGTTTCCCGTAACGAACGGGGTGAGGTCCAGACTTTCCCAACGGTTGAGATGGTATTCCATCCTGAGCTGAATCTGGTCGAATACTTATTTGCTCCAGCGGAAGTTTCTGAATCGATTAACCAGCAGGCGCAGGATATTGCCCGCCGAACTGCCGAAGCATTCGGAATCGTTGGATTGCTGGCCGTAGAACTATTTCTGGATAAGACCGGAAATGTTTTGATTAATGAAGTGGCTCCGCGCCCACACAATAGCGGTCACCACACGATCCGTGCTAATGTCACCTCTCAGTTTGAGCAGCACTGGCGTGCGATTCTTAATTACCCCCTTGGCGATACAACATCGTATCAGCCAGCGGCTATGGTGAATCTACTTGGCGAAGATGGGTTTACGGGTCCAGCAATTTATGAGGGGCTGGAAGATTTGCTGACTATGTCGGGCGTGTTCCCGTTCTTCTATGGGAAAGCAATCACGAAGCCGTTCCGCAAAATGGGGCACGTAACCGTAATGGACGATTCGCTGGCTGTTTTGCGGGAGAAAGTGGCTGAAGTAAAAGCAGGAATTCGGGTAGTAAGCCAATAG
- a CDS encoding head GIN domain-containing protein — MKTIVLSLILVASGVNSATTDWKKDRPVSNFTGLSVSSGIDVYLTQGGSEKLTLEVKGIDEDEVKSEVKNGVLKLYIDRKGMMNWNFGRNNYVKAYLTFKQLSSLHASGGADVFGQGTLSFKDLHLEASGGSDVKMDLKADELNVSASGGADATLQGSARTLNASGSGGADLDARKLTVETCNANSSGGSDVYVNATKELSMKASGGADIYYYGSAKVLAKSESGGADIKRKD, encoded by the coding sequence ATGAAAACGATAGTTTTATCGCTAATACTGGTAGCCTCAGGAGTGAACTCCGCTACGACTGATTGGAAAAAAGACCGCCCTGTTTCGAATTTTACGGGATTAAGCGTTAGCAGTGGTATCGATGTTTACCTAACCCAGGGTGGTTCCGAAAAACTAACGCTCGAAGTTAAAGGAATTGACGAAGACGAGGTAAAATCTGAAGTCAAAAACGGTGTTCTAAAGCTCTACATTGACCGGAAAGGGATGATGAACTGGAATTTTGGCCGCAATAATTACGTAAAAGCGTACTTGACATTTAAGCAGCTTAGTAGCCTCCATGCCTCGGGTGGTGCCGATGTTTTTGGCCAGGGTACCCTGTCGTTCAAGGACTTGCACCTTGAGGCATCGGGGGGATCGGATGTGAAAATGGACCTCAAAGCCGACGAACTGAACGTGTCAGCATCGGGTGGCGCTGATGCTACTTTGCAGGGTTCGGCCCGCACGCTCAATGCCAGCGGTTCTGGTGGTGCCGATCTCGACGCGCGTAAACTGACCGTAGAAACCTGTAATGCCAACTCATCGGGCGGGTCCGACGTCTATGTCAATGCCACTAAAGAGTTAAGTATGAAGGCATCGGGTGGCGCCGATATATACTATTACGGATCGGCTAAAGTGCTCGCCAAGAGCGAATCGGGTGGTGCAGATATTAAGCGGAAAGATTAA
- a CDS encoding ABC transporter ATP-binding protein has translation MIQLNNVSKYYPAGFGRIYVLRNISLDIAQGEFVSIMGPSGSGKSTLLHILGLLEEPSEGEYLFEDQPVQKLSEKRRTELHRTQIGFVFQAYHLIDELTVYENIETPLLYKGLSGSERKSRVAELLDRFNIVAKKDLFPAQLSGGQQQLVGIARALAAEPSVIFADEPTGNLHSDQSRDIMEIFSELNKKDGVTIVQVTHSEANAAYGTRIVRLKDGWLEPEVAKEAH, from the coding sequence ATGATTCAGCTTAACAACGTCTCTAAATATTACCCTGCTGGCTTTGGCCGAATCTATGTATTGCGCAATATAAGTCTCGACATTGCACAGGGCGAGTTTGTATCCATCATGGGGCCGTCGGGTTCAGGAAAATCTACCTTACTGCATATTCTGGGATTGCTCGAAGAACCATCGGAAGGCGAGTATCTATTTGAAGACCAACCGGTTCAGAAACTCTCCGAAAAAAGACGAACCGAGCTTCACCGGACTCAAATCGGCTTCGTATTTCAGGCCTATCACCTGATCGACGAACTGACCGTTTATGAAAACATCGAAACCCCGCTGCTCTATAAAGGACTGAGCGGATCAGAACGTAAAAGCCGGGTTGCCGAACTCCTCGACCGCTTTAATATTGTTGCAAAAAAAGACCTCTTTCCGGCACAGTTATCGGGCGGTCAGCAGCAATTAGTCGGTATCGCGCGCGCACTGGCGGCTGAGCCATCGGTCATTTTCGCCGATGAGCCAACCGGCAATCTGCATTCCGACCAGTCTCGCGACATTATGGAAATATTTAGCGAGTTGAATAAAAAAGATGGTGTCACGATCGTGCAGGTAACCCACTCTGAAGCGAATGCAGCCTATGGAACACGAATTGTACGACTGAAAGACGGCTGGCTCGAACCCGAAGTGGCGAAAGAAGCGCATTGA
- a CDS encoding DUF1361 domain-containing protein codes for MQQLLYIPRPHPIDRSGQPKTSKGLMALAGLTVAGLCLVITRGLLTNNWWFFIMLTWNLFLAFFPLGVVLVLRDLRTAGIMNRWLLGIGLAIWLVFLPNAPYIITDLYHIKNIDKPLLWFDTMTLFLFAQTGLLAGLYSALIVHRMVRPLIGARLAWIALLTSQLLSGFGIYLGRFGRWNSWDLLANPLALFDAIAGASSNHLSLKLTLAYGFVLAVLYVAFWWYVDYERDQSN; via the coding sequence ATGCAGCAATTACTTTACATCCCCCGCCCTCACCCCATCGACCGATCTGGTCAGCCGAAAACCAGTAAGGGTCTGATGGCCTTAGCGGGTCTAACAGTAGCGGGCCTTTGTCTTGTGATCACTCGTGGATTACTGACCAATAACTGGTGGTTTTTCATCATGCTAACCTGGAATCTGTTTCTGGCATTTTTTCCGCTGGGAGTCGTCCTCGTTCTGCGCGATCTACGGACGGCCGGTATTATGAACCGTTGGCTGCTTGGGATTGGACTGGCAATCTGGCTGGTGTTTCTACCCAACGCACCTTATATTATTACGGACCTTTATCACATTAAAAATATTGATAAGCCGCTGCTCTGGTTCGATACAATGACACTCTTCCTGTTTGCCCAAACGGGTTTGCTGGCTGGCTTATATTCTGCCCTGATCGTCCATCGGATGGTACGTCCGCTCATTGGTGCACGACTGGCCTGGATCGCCTTGCTGACTAGTCAGCTCTTATCTGGCTTCGGGATTTATCTGGGTAGATTTGGCCGCTGGAATAGCTGGGACTTATTAGCAAACCCCCTCGCTTTATTCGACGCGATTGCCGGGGCAAGCAGCAATCATTTAAGCCTGAAATTAACCCTGGCCTATGGCTTTGTGCTGGCGGTTCTGTATGTGGCTTTCTGGTGGTACGTCGATTATGAGCGCGATCAATCCAACTAA
- a CDS encoding diacylglycerol kinase family protein: MINFRKVWRSFGFARQGIVDLFRYENNAKVHLLIAVLVLVAGFWLEMSRVEWAIILTQVGLVWAAEAFNTAIEKICDFVSPGLHPQIKAIKDLSSGAVLILAVTAVLVGLLILGSKLLAIFNG; encoded by the coding sequence ATGATTAATTTCCGTAAAGTCTGGCGTAGTTTTGGGTTTGCGCGACAGGGTATCGTTGATTTATTTCGTTACGAGAACAACGCCAAAGTACATTTGCTCATCGCAGTATTAGTACTTGTTGCCGGGTTCTGGCTGGAGATGAGTCGGGTAGAGTGGGCCATTATTCTGACACAAGTTGGGCTCGTCTGGGCTGCCGAAGCGTTCAATACGGCGATTGAAAAGATCTGCGATTTTGTCTCTCCGGGCCTGCACCCGCAAATAAAAGCGATCAAAGATTTATCGTCCGGTGCAGTATTGATACTTGCAGTCACAGCCGTACTGGTAGGGCTACTTATTCTAGGCAGTAAATTACTGGCTATTTTTAATGGGTAG
- a CDS encoding winged helix-turn-helix domain-containing protein → MKDLLAQFNKAFESKARLNIMSVLVVNDAMSFNAFKELLGLTDGNLATHLRALEESGYIAVQKQFVGRKPNTTYSATDAGRQAFSDHLNALEEFIKNL, encoded by the coding sequence ATGAAAGACCTACTGGCTCAATTCAATAAAGCCTTTGAGAGTAAAGCGCGGTTAAACATCATGTCGGTCCTGGTGGTTAATGACGCCATGAGTTTCAACGCGTTCAAAGAACTGCTCGGCCTCACCGATGGCAACCTCGCCACCCATCTGCGAGCGTTGGAAGAGTCGGGTTATATCGCTGTGCAGAAACAGTTTGTTGGCCGTAAACCCAATACAACTTATTCAGCTACCGATGCCGGACGGCAGGCTTTTTCCGATCACCTCAACGCTCTGGAAGAGTTTATCAAAAATCTATAA
- a CDS encoding XrtN system VIT domain-containing protein has protein sequence MKIESRVATQLPESPKQAERSDVFSDSHASTTPPLPWLKPFQEPLFGIGLVMLILSGGAFLLYDLLNDSGRTGTYNSLMIMLHYGLFIIYGLMLWTSGYLKIRDTSRHRPVRWLGLLLWLISAYALNRDLPVFQKSTEWLCWTLTLVGIAMITYSWLDMLSVRVQQLLYAVLAFGFWVFAYMAVYMVEWYIVSVPMLIGLGLSCHTFVPLAFTIALGRRLWYDYRHNEHLRPGVVLGAAIPIVALGLFLTGWVSDLNRIDRIRRESTIRQTSDLPEWVLIAQQLKPGWITNRLLLAGQLYDLGPFFSNSSGFFPSQTGLDDVRQHDPLVVIASNLYPTDGLTASDKLSLLKTIHDDHHTTEEKFWTGRHLTISDVVSQVRIWPQFRLSYTEKTIRIHNQASITTEEALLTFHLPPGSVVSSMSLWVNGREEPARLTTVAKADSAYRTIVGVESRITARDPSVVFWQEGNRVTIRVFPCRANEDRRVKLGITSPLAIAGNELVYQNSNFEGPNAISATELINIDFDQTPQSLESPWLLEKLTGNQLIHQGSYEPNWSLRFKAPALSPDAFVMPDSNLAYQLMPYKPRWSSFVPNDVYLDVNAAWTKDEFIAVFNAATHIKSHVWLFDDGLKQLTKQDLEATYNRLSAQQFSLFPVYRIQNPATALLITKAALSSPTLSDLKNTTFAERMQQTGRQTEPIRTFCLGNNLSPYLKTLSELSVLNVTSGTIHDLSHQVVTQHQFPKQLNEPGQIALPEAGVVIREITRPEPTATVLRKSNAPDHLARLFAYNHLLHQIGRHYFTPNYQTDTLIHEAQMAHVVSPLSSLIVLETANDYERFGIKSDRSGLKNATLKQEGAVPEPHEWALLAMLAGFIGWLIWKKRYATA, from the coding sequence ATGAAAATAGAAAGCCGAGTAGCTACCCAGCTGCCAGAAAGCCCCAAACAAGCTGAACGTTCAGATGTCTTTAGTGATAGCCATGCGTCTACTACTCCACCTTTACCCTGGCTGAAGCCTTTTCAGGAGCCACTATTTGGCATAGGTCTAGTAATGCTGATCCTATCAGGCGGAGCCTTCCTGCTTTACGACCTCTTGAATGATTCCGGACGCACGGGAACCTATAACAGCCTGATGATTATGCTCCATTATGGCCTATTCATTATCTATGGGCTCATGCTGTGGACCAGTGGCTATCTGAAAATACGCGATACCAGTCGGCATCGTCCGGTCAGATGGCTGGGTCTTTTGCTGTGGCTAATCAGTGCTTATGCCCTAAATCGGGACCTACCTGTTTTTCAGAAATCAACAGAATGGCTGTGTTGGACATTAACATTAGTTGGAATTGCGATGATTACCTATTCATGGCTCGATATGCTTTCGGTACGCGTCCAGCAACTACTCTATGCAGTGCTCGCCTTCGGCTTTTGGGTCTTTGCTTATATGGCGGTCTATATGGTTGAGTGGTACATCGTTAGTGTACCCATGTTAATTGGCCTTGGTTTATCCTGCCATACCTTTGTCCCACTGGCATTTACCATTGCACTCGGCAGACGATTATGGTATGATTACAGGCACAACGAACACCTCCGGCCGGGCGTAGTTCTTGGGGCGGCTATTCCGATTGTGGCACTGGGACTATTTCTGACAGGCTGGGTAAGTGATTTAAATCGCATCGATCGTATCCGGCGGGAAAGTACAATCCGACAAACCAGCGATCTACCCGAATGGGTACTTATAGCTCAACAACTAAAACCCGGCTGGATTACTAACCGGTTGCTTCTTGCCGGTCAATTATATGATCTTGGGCCTTTCTTCAGCAATAGCAGCGGGTTCTTTCCTTCACAAACGGGACTGGATGACGTCCGTCAGCACGATCCGCTGGTTGTGATTGCGTCAAATCTGTATCCCACAGATGGCCTGACAGCCTCAGATAAGCTGAGTCTATTAAAAACAATCCATGATGACCATCATACTACAGAAGAAAAATTCTGGACAGGGCGTCATTTGACTATTTCGGACGTGGTTTCGCAGGTACGTATCTGGCCTCAGTTTCGACTGAGCTATACAGAAAAGACAATTCGCATTCACAATCAGGCCTCGATAACAACCGAAGAAGCACTCCTCACCTTCCATTTGCCGCCCGGTTCCGTTGTATCGTCCATGTCCTTATGGGTGAATGGTCGTGAAGAACCAGCCCGACTAACAACCGTTGCCAAAGCTGATTCGGCTTATCGTACCATTGTGGGGGTTGAATCGAGAATCACAGCCCGCGATCCATCAGTAGTTTTCTGGCAGGAAGGCAACCGTGTAACAATTCGTGTGTTCCCGTGTCGGGCCAATGAAGACAGACGCGTAAAATTGGGCATTACATCGCCGTTGGCAATAGCAGGAAACGAGTTAGTCTATCAAAATTCCAATTTCGAAGGCCCGAACGCCATTTCAGCCACCGAATTGATCAACATTGATTTTGACCAGACACCCCAAAGTCTGGAGTCACCCTGGTTGCTGGAGAAGCTAACTGGCAATCAGTTAATCCATCAGGGGAGCTACGAGCCAAACTGGTCGCTCCGGTTTAAGGCTCCAGCTTTATCGCCCGACGCCTTTGTGATGCCAGACAGTAACCTGGCCTACCAATTGATGCCTTATAAACCAAGATGGAGCTCATTTGTGCCAAATGATGTGTATCTGGACGTGAATGCAGCCTGGACGAAAGATGAGTTCATAGCCGTATTCAACGCTGCGACCCATATTAAAAGCCATGTATGGTTATTCGACGATGGGCTTAAACAGCTTACAAAACAGGATCTGGAGGCTACGTACAACCGACTCTCGGCGCAGCAATTTAGTTTATTTCCCGTATACAGGATTCAAAACCCAGCAACGGCCTTACTTATTACAAAAGCAGCCCTTTCGTCACCGACACTGAGCGACTTAAAAAATACCACTTTTGCAGAACGGATGCAGCAAACAGGTAGGCAAACCGAACCCATTCGAACGTTCTGCCTCGGCAATAACTTATCCCCATACCTCAAAACGCTCTCGGAACTTAGTGTCCTGAACGTGACCTCCGGAACAATCCATGATCTATCGCACCAGGTTGTCACCCAACACCAATTTCCAAAGCAACTGAATGAGCCAGGCCAGATAGCTCTGCCTGAAGCGGGGGTTGTTATCCGGGAAATAACCCGGCCTGAACCGACGGCAACTGTTTTAAGAAAGTCCAATGCGCCTGATCACCTGGCGAGGCTGTTTGCCTATAATCACCTGCTACATCAAATCGGTCGACACTATTTCACGCCCAATTACCAGACTGACACATTGATTCATGAAGCACAAATGGCTCACGTTGTCTCTCCCCTATCAAGCCTGATCGTTCTGGAAACGGCCAATGATTATGAGCGATTCGGCATAAAAAGCGACAGATCAGGGCTTAAAAACGCCACATTAAAGCAGGAAGGAGCCGTGCCCGAACCCCACGAATGGGCGCTTCTGGCGATGCTGGCGGGATTTATTGGTTGGCTGATCTGGAAAAAACGGTATGCTACTGCTTGA
- the xrtN gene encoding exosortase N — MLLLDLTTLLTVALLLFVGWPGQHRSGHWIGRIIALLLLSPGLRYFSTLFTFPIRLQLSSWAGSLLQLAGLDVQTQGNVLVYNGLEMAIDPACMGLQMTGVSLLVALFLLLWYENQLHKRVPVGWVIAYGLITFGLTITCNLFRIIFLVLFAAMPGTWAHEALGLLCVAVYTWLPSWGLAQSLVRRLGVSETWVQEKQATIVQAKRLIIRVAWGIALVGTGLVIRAYAAESPNSAENLCKSEIYTRYGIRYDSNFTGKTLSNGFVQLMKPGVLIYLKPQPDWFSADHSPVTCWRGNGYELRQVRETILDGHPAYIGELRRKDKVLHTAWWFSNGSITTISQLTMRRQILQGETGFVLVNVTVSGDKI, encoded by the coding sequence ATGCTACTGCTTGATCTAACAACCCTTCTTACCGTTGCCTTGCTTCTGTTTGTGGGGTGGCCCGGCCAGCATAGGTCGGGCCATTGGATCGGACGGATAATTGCGTTACTGTTGCTTTCGCCAGGGTTACGGTATTTTTCAACCCTCTTTACATTTCCAATCCGGCTACAACTCAGTAGTTGGGCCGGTTCGCTTTTGCAACTGGCTGGTTTGGATGTACAAACTCAGGGAAACGTTCTCGTCTACAACGGCCTTGAGATGGCCATCGACCCGGCCTGTATGGGCTTACAAATGACCGGCGTGTCTCTTCTGGTTGCTCTTTTTTTGCTACTATGGTATGAAAATCAACTCCACAAACGAGTCCCTGTCGGCTGGGTAATAGCCTACGGATTAATCACATTTGGGCTAACCATTACGTGCAATTTATTCCGGATTATTTTTCTGGTGTTGTTTGCCGCTATGCCCGGAACATGGGCCCACGAAGCACTGGGGCTACTTTGCGTTGCCGTTTACACATGGCTCCCATCGTGGGGCCTGGCCCAATCACTGGTGCGCAGACTTGGCGTATCGGAAACATGGGTACAGGAGAAACAAGCAACGATAGTTCAGGCAAAACGACTGATCATCAGGGTCGCCTGGGGGATAGCCCTGGTAGGAACCGGACTAGTCATCAGAGCCTATGCAGCAGAATCACCAAATTCGGCAGAAAATCTATGTAAATCAGAAATTTACACCCGCTATGGCATCCGGTATGATTCGAATTTTACGGGCAAAACGCTAAGCAATGGTTTTGTTCAACTGATGAAGCCGGGCGTACTAATTTACCTAAAGCCCCAACCCGACTGGTTTAGCGCCGACCACAGTCCTGTTACCTGCTGGCGGGGCAATGGCTATGAGCTCCGCCAGGTTCGGGAAACGATACTGGATGGCCATCCAGCCTATATTGGTGAATTACGCCGAAAAGATAAAGTGCTTCATACCGCCTGGTGGTTTAGTAACGGTAGTATTACAACGATCAGCCAGCTAACAATGCGCAGGCAAATACTCCAGGGCGAAACGGGCTTTGTTCTGGTCAATGTAACTGTTTCGGGGGATAAGATTTAA